The following coding sequences are from one Saccharomyces eubayanus strain FM1318 chromosome VII, whole genome shotgun sequence window:
- the PYC1 gene encoding pyruvate carboxylase 1, translated as MSQMKFAGLRDNFNLLGEKNKILVANRGEIPIRIFRTAHELSMQTVAIYSHEDRLSTHKQKADEAYVIGEAGQYTPVGAYLAIDEIISIAQRHQVDFIHPGYGFLSENSEFADKVAKAGITWIGPPAEVIDSVGDKVSARNLAAKAHVPTVPGTPGPIETVQEAQDFVDKYGYPVIIKAAFGGGGRGMRVVREGDDVGDAFQRATSEARTAFGNGTCFVERFLDRPKHIEVQLLADNHGNVVHLFERDCSVQRRHQKVVEVAPAKTLPREVRDAILTDAVRLAKECGYRNAGTAEFLVDNQNRHYFIEINPRIQVEHTITEEITGIDIVAAQIQIAAGASLPQLGLFQDKITTRGFAIQCRITTEDPAKNFQPDTGRIEVYRSAGGNGVRLDGGNAYAGTIISPHYDSMLVKCSCSGSTYEIVRRKMIRALIEFRIRGVKTNIPFLLTLLTHPVFIDGSYWTTFIDDTPQLFQMVSSKNRAQKLLHYLADLAVNGSSIKGQIGLPKLKSNPSVPHIHDSKGNVIDVVKTAPPSGWRQVLLEKGPAEFAKQVRQFSGTLLMDTTWRDAHQSLLATRVRTHDLATIAPTTAHALAGAFALECWGGATFDVAMRFLHEDPWERLRKLRTLVPNIPFQMLLRGANGVAYSSLPDNAIDHFVKQAKDNGVDIFRVFDALNDLDQLKVGVDAVKKAGGVVEATVCFSGDMLQPGKKYNLDYYLEITEKIVQMGTHILGIKDMAGTMKPAAAKLLIGSIRAKYPDLPIHVHTHDSAGTAVASMAACALAGADVVDVAINSMSGLTSQPSINALLASLEGNIDTGINVEQVRELDAYWAEMRLLYSCFEADLKGPDPEVYQHEIPGGQLTNLLFQAQQLGLGEQWAETKRAYREANYLLGDIVKVTPTSKVVGDLAQFMVSNKLNSDDVKRLANSLDFPDSVMDFFEGLIGQPYGGFPEPLRSDVLRNKRRKLTCRPGLELESFDLEKIREDLQNRFGDVDECDVASYNMYPRVYEDFQKMKEKYGDLSVLPTKCFLSPLDTDEEIEVIIEQGKTLIIKLQAVGDLNKKTGEREVYFDLNGEMRKIRVADRSQKIETVTKSKADIHDPLHIGSPMAGVIVEVKVHKGSLVKKGQPVAVLSAMKMEMIISSPSDGQVKEVFVTDGENVDSSDLLVLLEDEIPAETKA; from the coding sequence ATGTCGCAAATGAAATTCGCTGGCCTAAGAGATAACTTTAATCTCTTGGGtgagaaaaataagatCCTGGTGGCCAACAGAGGAGAAATCCCCATTAGAATCTTCCGTACTGCTCATGAACTGTCCATGCAGACCGTAGCTATATACTCGCATGAAGATCGTCTCTCCACACACAAGCAAAAGGCGGACGAAGCATATGTGATTGGTGAAGCGGGCCAGTATACCCCCGTGGGCGCTTACTTGGCCATTGATGAGATTATCTCGATTGCCCAGAGACACCAAGTGGATTTTATCCATCCAGGTTATGGGTTCTTGTCTGAAAACTCGGAATTTGCCGACAAAGTGGCGAAGGCAGGCATCACGTGGATTGGCCCACCAGCGGAAGTCATTGACTCCGTGGGAGACAAGGTCTCCGCCAGAAACCTGGCTGCGAAGGCCCATGTGCCCACCGTCCCCGGTACTCCGGGCCCCATCGAGACCGTGCAAGAAGCACAGGACTTCGTCGATAAATATGGCTACCCCGTCATCATCAAGGCCGCCTTTGGCGGTGGTGGTAGAGGTATGAGAGTGGTGAGAGAAGGTGACGACGTTGGCGATGCGTTCCAGCGTGCCACATCCGAGGCCCGCACCGCCTTCGGCAACGGTACCTGTTTCGTGGAGAGATTCCTGGACAGGCCAAAACATATCGAAGTCCAATTGCTGGCCGATAACCACGGTAACGTGGTTCATCTTTTCGAAAGAGACTGTTCCGTGCAAAGAAGACACCAGAAGGTGGTTGAAGTCGCTCCAGCAAAGACCTTGCCTCGCGAAGTCCGTGACGCCATTCTCACAGACGCTGTTAGGTTGGCAAAGGAATGTGGCTACAGAAACGCCGGTACTGCCGAGTTCTTGGTCGACAACCAAAACAGACATTATTTCATCGAAATCAACCCAAGAATCCAAGTCGAGCACACCATCACCGAAGAAATCACAGGCATAGACATTGTAGCCGCCCAGATCCAAATCGCGGCCGGTGCCTCTTTGCCCCAACTGGGCTTGTTTCAAGACAAGATCACCACCCGTGGCTTTGCCATCCAATGTCGTATCACTACAGAAGACCCTGCCAAGAATTTCCAACCCGACACCGGTAGAATAGAAGTCTACCGCTCCGCCGGTGGTAACGGTGTCAGACTGGACGGTGGTAATGCCTACGCGGGGACAATCATCTCGCCCCATTACGATTCCATGCTGGTCAAATGTTCATGTTCCGGTTCCACTTACGAAATCGTTCGTAGAAAAATGATCCGTGCCTTGATCGAATTCAGAATCAGAGGTGTCAAGACCAACATTCCCTTCCTTTTGACCCTTTTGACACACCCGGTTTTCATTGACGGTAGCTACTGGACAACGTTCATCGATGATACCCCGCAACTGTTCCAAATGGTCTCTTCCAAAAACAGAGCCCAAAAGTTGCTGCACTATCTAGCTGATTTGGCTGTCAATGGTTCCTCTATAAAGGGCCAAATTGGTTTGCCCAAGTTGAAGTCGAACCCTAGTGTCCCTCACATACACGATTCTAAGGGCAACGTTATCGACGTTGTGAAGACTGCTCCACCTTCCGGATGGAGACAAGTGCTACTGGAAAAGGGACCAGCTGAGTTTGCCAAACAAGTAAGACAATTCAGCGGTACCCTATTGATGGATACCACTTGGAGAGACGCTCATCAATCCTTGTTGGCCACAAGAGTCAGAACCCATGATCTGGCCACAATCGCTCCAACTACCGCCCATGCTCTAGCAGGCGCCTTTGCTTTAGAATGTTGGGGTGGTGCCACTTTTGATGTCGCTATGAGATTCTTGCATGAAGATCCATGGGAACGTTTAAGAAAATTAAGAACCTTGGTGCCCAACATTCCATTCCAAATGTTGTTGCGTGGTGCCAACGGTGTCGCCTACTCCTCCTTACCAGATAACGCCATTGACCATTTCGTCAAGCAAGCCAAGGACAACGGTGTTGACATCTTCAGAGTCTTCGATGCCTTGAATGACTTGGACCAACTAAAGGTCGGTGTAGATGCCGTCAAGAAGGCCGGTGGTGTCGTGGAAGCCACAGTCTGCTTCTCCGGTGATATGCTTCAACCAGGTAAGAAATATAACCTGGACTACTATTTGGAGattactgaaaaaatcgTTCAAATGGGTACTCATATCTTAGGTATCAAGGATATGGCAGGAACCATGAAGCCAGCCGCCGCTAAACTGTTGATAGGATCTATTAGGGCTAAATACCCTGATCTTCCAATCCATGTCCATACACATGATTCGGCTGGTACAGCTGTTGCATCTATGGCTGCATGTGCGCTTGCAGGTGCCGATGTTGTTGATGTAGCCATCAACTCGATGTCTGGTTTGACCTCCCAACCATCCATCAACGCTTTGCTAGCTTCTTTGGAAGGTAACATTGACACTGGTATCAACGTTGAACAAGTCCGTGAATTAGACGCCTACTGGGCAGAAATGAGATTGCTATATTCGTGCTTTGAAGCTGATTTGAAGGGTCCAGATCCAGAAGTTTACCAACATGAAATTCCAGGTGGTCAATTGACCAACTTGTTATTCCAAGCTCAACAATTGGGTCTTGGTGAACAATGGGCCGAAACTAAGAGAGCCTACAGAGAAGCTAACTACCTGCTAGGCGATATCGTTAAGGTCACACCAACTTCCAAGGTTGTTGGTGACTTGGCCCAATTCATGGTTTCAAACAAGCTAAACTCAGATGACGTCAAACGTCTAGCTAACTCTTTGGATTTCCCTGATTCTGTTATGGACTTCTTTGAAGGTTTGATCGGTCAACCATACGGCGGATTCCCAGAACCATTAAGATCTGATGTGCTAAGaaacaagagaagaaagtTGACATGTCGTCCAGGTTTGGAGTTAGAGTCATTTGATctggaaaaaattagaGAAGATTTACAAAACAGATTTGGCGATGTAGACGAATGTGACGTTGCCTCTTACAATATGTATCCAAGAGTTTATGAAGACTTCCAAAagatgaaagagaaatacGGTGACTTGTCAGTACTACCAACCAAATGTTTCTTGTCTCCGCTAGATacagatgaagaaatcgaAGTTATCATCGAACAAGGTAAAACTTTGATCATCAAGTTACAAGCTGTCGGTGActtaaacaagaaaaccGGTGAAAGGGAAGTCTACTTTGACTTGAATGGTGAAATGAGAAAAATCCGCGTTGCTGATAGATCACAGAAGATCGAAACTGTCACCAAATCAAAGGCAGACATCCACGATCCATTGCACATTGGTTCACCAATGGCAGGTGTCATTGTGGAAGTTAAAGTTCATAAAGGCTCTTTGGTAAAGAAGGGTCAACCAGTAGCTGTTTTGAGTGCCatgaaaatggaaatgatCATCTCTTCTCCATCAGACGGCCAAGTCAAAGAAGTCTTTGTCACCGATGGTGAAAATGTGGACTCTTCCGATTTGTTGGTCTTattggaagatgaaattcCCGCTGAGACTAAGGCTTGA
- the DUO1 gene encoding Duo1p, producing the protein MSEQSQLDDSTIDKLIPQIFNEMRSNLNNTTNKSSKGTQNNTNDNMLATNTFIRPYNSVTTQSLLKESESLDKITAMIQNVTGALKNSLPVYVDQVHDVCKSTNSILDSWINIHSQAGYIHKLMTDQTYLKIINDRLNNEKTNTNDEEDSTLHNMIAIKKREVLSLKQKLENKKREKENLPSKSTNQGSNPRYASQPGRRPVSANGNGNNSRAKRPHVPASKRPSGIPRVTSRWTKPTASSSRKMFR; encoded by the coding sequence ATGAGCGAGCAAAGTCAACTAGACGACTCTACCATAGACAAGCTAATTCCacaaattttcaatgagATGAGATCTAATCTTAACAACACTACTAATAAATCTTCCAAAGGAACGcaaaataatacaaatgATAACATGTTGGCCACGAACACTTTTATAAGGCCATATAACTCGGTCACGACACAGTCCTTACTCAAGGAATCCGAATCGCTTGATAAAATAACGGCAATGATACAAAATGTTACTGGTGCGTTAAAAAATAGCTTACCTGTATACGTTGATCAAGTACACGACGTTTGTAAGTCAACGAATTCTATCCTAGATTCGTGGATCAACATACATTCTCAAGCAGGCTACATCCACAAGTTGATGACTGACCAAACGTATTTGAAGATAATCAATGACAGGCTAAACAATGAGAAGACAAACACaaatgacgaagaagacagTACGTTACACAACATGATCGCAATAAAGAAGAGGGAAGTTTTGAGtttaaaacaaaaattagaaaacaagaaaagagagaaagagaatCTACCTTCCAAATCAACGAATCAAGGATCGAATCCAAGGTATGCCAGCCAACCTGGAAGAAGGCCAGTGTCTGCCAACGGAAATGGGAATAACAGTAGGGCGAAAAGGCCACACGTTCCCGCTTCAAAGAGGCCCAGCGGGATACCAAGGGTTACTAGCCGGTGGACAAAGCCCACCGCAAGTAGTTCGAGAAAGATGTTTCGTTAG
- the PKP2 gene encoding protein kinase PKP2, translating into MSRYQVNCLRYRHFLRTSNISQIPDFTKYCIGPVNEDLAPYIMETMKAYPSNSNYINPQHYYHNRTVLVENYLKRHPNPVSLTQLAQYYDDSTKLTRTKIINSGKFVKEELVIRIAHKLNQLQQLPFNVVNNFHFVQVYESYYNIFESFRKYPAIRTLDDASQFANFIKNMLEGFNTLNLPHLIMGALECTILDLYPREKMDQLLSDLLRARISRRLIVEEHVSITANYTSGKKENTLVLGDIFQECSAKKYLLEASEESQKFIQDMYFKDIPMPEFVIEGDTDLSFYFLPTHLKYLLGEILRNTYEATMKHYIRKGLDKPEPIIVTIVSNDESYLFRISDKAGGILHDDENLWSFGKSKERAQESLNNFHKLPGLQTVSIYDRVHSSAKCKSNLEASPSVTLRPYMHTSLEPMSYPSIINGHIKYETPLIELLKRSFRYKLGIGLAMCRVYAEYWNGDLSLHSMPGYGTDAVLKLGNLMKHTKKLQLDKV; encoded by the coding sequence ATGTCCAGGTATCAGGTTAATTGCTTGAGGTATAGACACTTTCTTAGGACTTCTAATATTTCGCAAATCCCTGACTTTACGAAATACTGTATTGGACCCGTAAATGAGGATTTAGCTCCTTATATTATGGAGACCATGAAGGCATATCCTTCAAACTCCAATTATATCAATCCACAACATTACTACCATAATAGGACGGTCCTTGTGGAAAACTACTTAAAGCGACACCCAAATCCGGTGTCATTGACCCAATTAGCGCAATACTATGACGATTCTACCAAGTTGACCAGAACTAAGATCATCAATTCTGGGAAGTTTGTTAAAGAGGAACTTGTTATCAGAATTGCTCACAAGCTGAATCAGTTACAGCAATTGCCATTCAATGTCGTAAACAACTTCCATTTCGTTCAAGTTTACGAGtcatattataatatatttgaAAGTTTTAGAAAATACCCCGCAATAAGAACTTTAGATGATGCGTCTCAATTTGCTAACTTTATCAAGAATATGTTAGAGGGCTTTAACACCCTAAACCTGCCGCATTTAATTATGGGGGCGCTGGAATGTACAATTTTAGATCTGTATCCTCGTGAGAAAATGGACCAATTACTATCCGATTTGCTAAGGGCCCGAATATCAAGAAGACTGATTGTAGAAGAACACGTCAGTATCACAGCTAACTACACTAGTGgcaaaaaagagaataccCTGGTATTGGGTGATATCTTTCAAGAATGTAGCGCTAAGAAGTACTTATTAGAAGCCAGTGAAGAATCtcaaaaattcattcaaGATATGTATTTTAAAGACATTCCCATGCCTGAATTTGTCATTGAAGGCGACACTGATTTGagcttttactttttgccCACACATCTAAAGTATTTGCTAGGGGAAATATTGAGAAATACTTACGAAGCAACTATGAAGCATTATATTCGTAAGGGACTGGACAAACCAGAACCGATTATAGTCACTATAGTAAGTAATGACGAATCCTATTTATTCAGGATCTCGGATAAAGCTGGTGGTATACTGcatgatgatgaaaatctATGGTCGTTTGGCAAGTCTAAAGAAAGAGCTCAAGAAtctttgaacaattttCACAAATTGCCTGGCTTGCAAACAGTATCCATTTATGATCGAGTCCATTCTAGTGCTAAATGTAAGTCGAATCTTGAGGCATCGCCGTCAGTGACATTAAGGCCATACATGCATACGTCGTTAGAACCAATGAGTTATCCTAGTATCATCAATGGACACATAAAATATGAAACCCCTTTAATTGAACTATTGAAACGATCTTTCAGATACAAGCTGGGAATTGGTTTGGCTATGTGTAGAGTGTATGCCGAGTATTGGAACGGTGACCTGTCCTTGCATTCGATGCCTGGATATGGGACCGATGCAGTTTTGAAGCTGGGGAACTTAATGAAACACACAAAGAAACTACAACTAGATAAAGTATAG
- the RAD6 gene encoding E2 ubiquitin-conjugating protein RAD6, which translates to MSTPARRRLMRDFKRMKEDAPPGVSASPLPDNVMVWNAMIIGPADTPYEDGTFRLLLEFDEEYPNKPPHVKFLSEMFHPNVYANGEICLDILQNRWTPTYDVASILTSIQSLFNDPNPASPANVEAATLFKDHKSQYVKRVKETVEKSWEDDMDDMDDDDEDDDDEEAD; encoded by the coding sequence ATGTCGACACCAGCTAGAAGAAGATTAATGAGAGATTTCAAACGTATGAAGGAAGATGCCCCACCGGGAGTATCTGCTTCGCCACTACCTGATAATGTCATGGTATGGAATGCTATGATCATTGGCCCAGCAGACACGCCGTACGAAGATGGTACATTTCGATTGCTTCTAGagtttgatgaagaatacCCAAATAAGCCGCCACATGTTAAATTTTTAAGTGAGATGTTCCACCCAAACGTCTATGCGAACGGTGAAATTTGTTTAgatattttacaaaacaGATGGACCCCGACATATGATGTAGCATCTATATTAACATCCATTCAAAGTTTATTTAACGATCCAAATCCGGCTTCACCCGCAAACGTAGAAGCCGCAACATTATTCAAAGATCATAAATCACAATACGTCAAACGAGTTAAAGAGACGGTAGAAAAATCTTGGGAAGATGATATGGATGATATggacgacgacgatgaagatgacgacgacgaagagGCTGactga
- the GEP7 gene encoding Gep7p has translation MMSPAARNLLARRLYHPNLKRAPPTSLLLKQKIRLAQNTNNASNESPISFSHTMSEVFSVLQPNAPDPDEDKTIGLERELLLTERLKNDELSGIINKHFHPSSTNNNRLIDTDVLLQNFPKLNESDLELLNFAIDEKPQKDWHDLQHDFIQLWYTKSFGFLGPRSQFIETNSPSPLKSQFLQLPLFEYNWLLLQNKKDINLSLTDLKKLIKIYRLDDKKFTWKSIDPFSKVIISLVICVSVFVWFDESAKQKNEKPSAENTIVVSV, from the coding sequence ATGATGAGCCCGGCGGCAAGGAATCTTCTTGCTAGGAGATTGTACCAcccaaatttgaaaagggcCCCACCAACCTCTTTGCTTCTGAAGCAAAAAATACGTCTAGCTCAAAATACCAATAACGCTTCAAATGAAAGCCCCATATCGTTCTCACATACAATGTCCGAGGTGTTTAGTGTTCTGCAACCGAATGCACCTGATCCGGATGAAGACAAAACAATCGGCTTGGAACGTGAACTCCTATTAACCGAACGTCTAAAGAATGATGAACTTAGCGGAATCATAAATAAACATTTCCATCCATCATCAACAAATAACAACCGATTGATAGATACGGACGTTCTATTACAAAATTTTCCCAAGCTGAACGAAAGTGATTTAGAGCTATTAAACTTTGCTATAGATGAGAAACCCCAAAAGGATTGGCACGATCTACAGCACGATTTTATCCAGTTATGGTATACCAAGTCATTCGGCTTCCTTGGACCTCGATCCCAATTCATCGAGACCAACTCGCCTTCTCCATTGAAGTCCCAGTTCTTGCAGCTTCCATTGTTTGAGTACAACTGGCTACTCTTacaaaacaagaaagatatAAATTTATCGCTCACTGATTTAAAGAAACTGATCAAGATTTATCGGTTAGATGACAAAAAATTTACTTGGAAAAGTATAGATCCATTCAGTAAAGTCATAATATCGCTCGTCATCTGTGTTTCTGTCTTTGTGTGGTTTGATGAGAgtgcaaaacaaaaaaatgagaaacCGTCCGCTGAGAACACTATCGTAGTGTCTGTGTGA
- the SDS23 gene encoding Sds23p, which produces MPQNTRHTSIVEMLSTPPQLPNSADSPILYEQTDRNSVGNKSDTESLHKSISNSSSSSSISTLDNMEYSNSNNTHSLSTLNSQNLLSVHKQEWQHTLLSDLVEQNKLIFIKGSISVEEAFNTLVKHQLTSLPVENFPGDMNCLTFDYNDLNAYLLLVLNRIKVSNDRITMDCQNGKSVPVGEIVKLTPKNPFYKLPETENLSTVIGILGAGVHRVAITNVEMTQVKGILSQRRLIKYLWDNARCFPTLKPLLDSSLEDLNIGVLNASRDKPTSKQSRVISIQGDEHLIMALHKMYVERISSIAVVDAQGNLIGNISVTDVKHVTRTSQYPLLHNTCRHFVSVILNLRGLETGKDSFPIFHVYPTSSLARTFAKLVATKSHRLWIVQPNDNQSSASSEKSSSPSPNTAPVTTFPSLASSFHSNPHSSRMASSPVLKSSDVTNNKINVNINLSGSPPPQPQSSSASMSPAQQQQTSNSSSASPTPAHFEKEYRTGKLIGVVSLTDILSVLARKQTHHKEIDPQMARKQRGHVG; this is translated from the coding sequence ATGCCTCAGAATACCAGACACACGTCCATTGTAGAAATGCTTTCTACCCCACCTCAATTACCGAATTCCGCGGACTCGCCCATTCTGTACGAGCAGACAGACAGGAATAGCGTCGGAAACAAAAGCGACACAGAATCTCTGCACAAGTCCATTTCGAActcgtcttcgtcgtctTCGATCTCCACGCTGGATAACATGGAATACTCAAATTCCAACAACACTCACTCCTTGTCTACTTTAAACTCACAGAACCTGCTGTCTGTGCACAAGCAAGAATGGCAACACACCCTGCTTTCGGACTTGGTGGAGCAGAACAAACtgattttcatcaaaggtTCCATCTCTGTAGAGGAGGCCTTTAATACGTTGGTCAAACACCAGCTGACGTCTTTGCCCGTGGAAAACTTCCCGGGTGACATGAATTGTTTGACTTTTGACTACAACGATCTTAACGCATATTTGCTTCTCGTGCTGAACAGAATTAAAGTGAGCAATGACAGGATCACGATGGACTGCCAGAACGGTAAATCCGTGCCTGTGGGAGAGATAGTGAAGTTGACTCCGAAGAATCCATTCTACAAATTACCCGAAACGGAAAACTTGTCCACGGTGATAGGTATCTTGGGTGCAGGTGTGCACCGTGTCGCCATCACGAACGTGGAAATGACGCAGGTCAAAGGTATTCTTTCTCAACGTCGTCTGATCAAATATCTGTGGGATAACGCAAGGTGTTTCCCCACATTGAAGCCTTTGTTAGACTCTTCTTTAGAGGACTTGAACATTGGCGTGTTAAACGCATCCCGCGATAAGCCTACATCCAAGCAATCCCGTGTTATATCCATTCAAGGCGATGAGCATCTGATAATGGCTTTGCATAAGATGTACGTCGAAAGGATCTCTTCCATTGCCGTGGTGGACGCTCAGGGCAACCTAATTGGTAATATCTCCGTAACGGATGTTAAACACGTCACGAGAACTTCCCAATATCCGCTATTGCATAATACTTGCCGCCATTTTGTCTCAGTTATTCTGAATCTGAGAGGTCTAGAGACCGGTAAGGATTCCTTCCCCATCTTCCATGTGTATCCAACAAGTTCCTTGGCAAGGACGTTCGCAAAATTAGTGGCCACCAAATCTCACAGATTATGGATCGTACAGCCGAATGACAATCAATCTTCTGCATCTTCCGAAAAATCATCCTCTCCGTCACCAAACACCGCACCTGTAACAACTTTCCCATCGCTTGCATCTTCCTTCCATTCAAATCCACACTCGTCAAGAATGGCTAGCTCTCCAGTTCTAAAATCTTCGGACgtaacaaacaacaaaataaatgtaaatataaattTGAGCGGTTCTCCCCCACCCCAACCACAATCTTCATCGGCATCCATGTCGCCAGCTCAGCAACAGCAAACTTCAAACAGTTCTTCGGCATCTCCAACTCCAGCCCATTTCGAAAAGGAGTATAGAACAGGTAAACTGATAGGTGTCGTGTCTTTAACCGACATATTAAGTGTGTTGGcgagaaaacaaactcaTCACAAGGAAATAGATCCGCAAATGGccagaaaacaaagaggCCATGTAGGTTGA
- the OLE1 gene encoding stearoyl-CoA 9-desaturase — protein sequence MPTSGTTLELIDDQFPKDESVSGGLVDEVDLTQANILATGLNKKAPRIVNGFGSFMGSKEMVSVEFDKKSNLDRLLEKDNQEKLEAKGKTHISEQPWTLNNWHQHLNWLNMVLVCGMPIIGWYLAFSGKVPLHLNVLVFSVLYYVVGGVSITAGYHRLWSHRSYSAHWPLRLFYAVFGCASVEGSAKWWGHSHRIHHRYTDTLRDPYDARRGLWYSHMGWMLLKPNPKYKARADITDMTDDWTVRFQHRHYILLMLLTAFVIPTVVCGYFFNDYLGGLVYAGFIRVFVIQQATFCINSMAHYIGTQPFDDRRTPRDNWVTAIVTFGEGYHNFHHEFPTDYRNAIKWYQYDPTKVIIYLTSLVGLAYDLKKFSQNAIEEALIQQEQKKINQKKAKINWGPVLTDLPVWDKQTFLAKTKDNKGLVIISGIVHDVSGYISEHPGGETLIKTALGKDATKAFSGGVYRHSNAAQNVLADMRVAVIKESKNSAIRMASKRGEVYETGKFF from the coding sequence ATGCCCACTTCTGGAACTACTCTCGAGTTGATTGACGATCAATTTCCAAAGGATGAGTCCGTCAGTGGCGGTCTTGTCGATGAAGTCGATTTAACCCAAGCCAACATCCTGGCTACTGGTTTGAACAAAAAGGCACCAAGAATCGTCAACGGGTTCGGTTCCTTTATGGGTTCCAAGGAAATGGTCTCAGTGGAATTCGACAAGAAGTCCAACCTAGATCGTTTGTTGGAAAAAGAtaaccaagaaaaattagaagCCAAGGGCAAAACTCACATATCCGAACAACCATGGACCCTGAACAACTGGCACCAACATTTGAACTGGCTGAACATGGTTCTTGTTTGTGGTATGCCTATTATTGGTTGGTACCTGGCCTTCTCCGGTAAGGTCCCTCTGCATTTGAACGTTCTGGTGTTCTCCGTGTTATACTACGTCGTTGGTGGTGTTTCCATCACAGCCGGTTACCATAGATTATGGTCTCACAGATCTTACTCCGCTCACTGGCCATTAAGATTATTCTACGCCGTCTTCGGTTGCGCTTCCGTCGAAGGTTCCGCCAAATGGTGGGGTCACTCTCACAGAATCCATCATCGTTACACCGATACTTTGAGAGATCCTTATGACGCTCGTAGAGGTCTATGGTACTCCCACATGGGTTGGATGCTTTTGAAGCCAAATCCAAAGTACAAGGCCAGAGCTGATATCACTGATATGACTGATGACTGGACCGTTAGATTCCAACACAGACACTACATCTTATTGATGCTGCTTACCGCTTTTGTCATCCCAACTGTTGTATGTGGTTACTTCTTTAACGACTACTTGGGTGGTTTGGTCTACGCCGGTTTCATCCGTGTCTTTGTCATTCAACAAGCCACTTTCTGCATCAACTCCATGGCTCATTACATCGGTACCCAACCATTCGACGACAGAAGAACTCCCCGTGACAACTGGGTTACCGCCATTGTTACATTCGGTGAAGGTTACCATAACTTCCATCACGAATTCCCCACCGATTACAGAAACGCTATTAAGTGGTACCAATACGACCCAACTAAGGTTATTATCTACCTAACCTCTTTGGTCGGTCTAGCatatgatttgaaaaaattctcCCAAAACGCCATTGAAGAAGCTCTGattcaacaagaacaaaagaagattaaCCAAAAGAAGGCCAAAATCAACTGGGGCCCAGTTTTGACCGATTTGCCAGTGTGGGACAAACAAACCTTCTTGGCAAAAACTAAAGACAACAAGGGTTTGGTCATCATCTCCGGGATTGTTCACGACGTATCTGGTTATATCTCTGAACATCCAGGTGGTGAAACTTTAATCAAGACTGCATTAGGCAAAGACGCCACAAAGGCCTTCAGTGGTGGTGTCTACCGCCACTCAAACGCTGCTCAAAATGTCTTGGCTGACATGAGAGTAGCTGTCATCAAGGAAAGTAAGAACTCTGCTATTAGAATGGCTAGTAAGAGAGGTGAAGTTTACGAAACTGGtaagtttttttaa
- the ERV14 gene encoding cornichon family protein, producing the protein MSAWLFILAVIVNCINLFGQVHFTILYADLEADYINPIELCSKVNKLITPEAALHGALSLLFLLNGYWFVFLINLPVLAYNLNKIYNKVQLLDATEIFRTLGKHKRESFLKLGFHLLMFFFYLYRMIMALIAESGDDF; encoded by the coding sequence atgaGTGCTTGGTTATTTATCCttgctgttattgttaACTGTATCAACTTGTTCGGCCAAGTGCACTTTACAATTTTATATGCTGATTTAGAAGCCGATTATATCAACCCAATTGAATTATGCTCTAAAGTCAACAAGCTTATTACACCTGAAGCCGCATTACATGGTGCCCTATCTTTGCTGTTCTTATTGAACGGTTACTGGTTCGTATTTTTAATAAATTTGCCAGTTTTAGCCTACAATTTGAACAAGATTTACAACAAGGTTCAACTTTTGGACGCTACAGAAATATTCAGAACTTTGGGTAAGCACAAGAGAGAAAGTTTCCTAAAGTTAGGGTTTCACTTAttgatgttctttttctacttATACAGAATGATTATGGCTTTGATTGCTGAAAGTGGGGATGACTTCTAA